A genomic stretch from Candidatus Thiothrix anitrata includes:
- a CDS encoding ArsR/SmtB family transcription factor, with translation MESMALGSNCDFTIEDMLVKEEDIDRASRSLKAISHPLRLKILCVLGDKEVSVQDIVDNVGTSQSNISQHLAILRDKGILASRKDANRVYYRVGDYRTLRLISMMQEVFCTAPH, from the coding sequence ATGGAAAGTATGGCACTTGGCAGTAACTGTGATTTTACAATTGAGGATATGTTAGTCAAGGAAGAGGATATTGACCGTGCCTCCCGTTCTTTGAAGGCGATTTCGCATCCTTTGCGCTTGAAAATACTGTGCGTTTTGGGGGATAAGGAAGTTAGCGTGCAAGATATTGTCGATAATGTTGGCACATCCCAAAGTAATATTTCCCAGCATTTGGCAATTTTGCGTGATAAGGGTATTTTGGCATCGCGTAAGGATGCTAATCGCGTGTATTACCGCGTCGGTGATTATCGTACTTTGCGCTTGATTAGCATGATGCAGGAAGTTTTTTGTACTGCACCTCACTGA
- a CDS encoding murein hydrolase activator EnvC family protein — MKIYSFLTLVLLLSTGLADAADPKRQQQVKQEIKQLSSSLNATQSSFDALQAEVTRTEKKLSDVSQRLHQTEKKIEETVARLQTANDKKLKQESELNIQRTGLAQQLQALYTAGEESHLRLLLRQDDPSDISRTMRYFDYMNTSRVKRIHSIQKTLTELQTLRLTIDKDRRYLQNLEQTQEKDKAELTHTLAERSDRLQKMNSDSRAKQKRLEKLRKEDASLAEIIERLSSAEQKATNAPPKTAKDTPPQKNTSKATEKKPDTTATPVKARFTPDKAFSTLKGSLSWPVSGKIIHPYNSAKNEKQRWRGVVISAPGGSKVKAVARGRVIFAGWMDTYGHMIIIEHDNNYISLYGYNRAVYKKEGTIVNANETIAAVGSSGGQSRDGLYFEIRQGKTPQNPARWCR; from the coding sequence ATGAAAATTTATTCTTTTTTAACGCTAGTACTGCTGCTTAGTACCGGTTTAGCAGATGCCGCAGACCCAAAACGCCAGCAGCAAGTAAAGCAAGAAATCAAACAACTCTCCAGCAGCTTGAATGCCACTCAAAGCAGCTTCGATGCATTACAAGCGGAAGTAACTCGCACAGAGAAAAAACTGTCTGATGTCTCTCAGCGGCTTCATCAAACAGAAAAGAAAATCGAAGAAACCGTAGCACGCCTACAAACTGCTAACGACAAAAAACTCAAGCAAGAGTCCGAACTTAATATTCAGCGAACAGGGCTTGCTCAACAACTTCAGGCACTGTACACAGCGGGGGAAGAATCTCATTTGCGCTTACTGCTACGTCAGGACGACCCTTCCGACATCAGCCGCACCATGCGTTACTTTGACTACATGAATACAAGCCGAGTTAAACGCATTCACTCCATACAGAAAACCTTAACGGAACTACAAACCCTGCGACTCACCATTGACAAAGATCGTCGATACCTACAAAACTTGGAACAAACCCAAGAAAAAGACAAAGCAGAACTCACGCATACCCTAGCGGAACGCAGTGACCGCCTACAAAAGATGAACAGCGACTCACGCGCAAAACAAAAACGTCTCGAAAAATTACGTAAGGAAGATGCTAGCCTCGCCGAAATTATTGAACGATTATCCAGTGCCGAACAAAAAGCCACCAACGCGCCACCCAAGACAGCTAAAGATACACCACCTCAAAAAAATACCTCAAAAGCCACCGAGAAGAAACCAGATACTACCGCTACCCCGGTCAAAGCGCGGTTTACACCTGATAAAGCATTTTCCACCCTTAAGGGCAGCCTCTCTTGGCCTGTTTCTGGAAAAATCATTCACCCCTACAACTCCGCCAAAAATGAAAAACAACGCTGGCGCGGCGTAGTGATTAGTGCTCCTGGCGGTAGCAAAGTTAAAGCTGTGGCGCGTGGCAGAGTAATATTTGCAGGCTGGATGGACACTTACGGACATATGATCATCATTGAACATGACAATAACTACATCAGTTTGTATGGATACAACCGTGCGGTGTATAAAAAGGAAGGCACCATCGTCAATGCCAATGAAACCATCGCGGCAGTTGGCTCATCCGGCGGACAAAGCCGGGATGGCTTATACTTTGAAATTCGCCAAGGTAAAACACCACAAAATCCAGCTCGTTGGTGTCGCTAA